Proteins from a genomic interval of Chroococcidiopsis thermalis PCC 7203:
- a CDS encoding SDR family oxidoreductase: protein MNIQRVAIITAASRGIGAGCARELAARGYKVSLISRNQSIFDLAAELGGIATQGSIANAEDLQQLVETTLSQFGRIDAVVNNFGDPPRPDLLSITDEMWQENFEMLFLSVVRMARLVTEPMRQQGGGAIVNISACDSREPELGTPFSGTLRAAMEGFTKLYAKRYRADKIRMNSVAPFFVADSMEELIGWNVPKDLMYGRPATYIELAKTVAFLISDAAKFISGTTLKMDEAYSAAI, encoded by the coding sequence ATGAATATCCAACGAGTTGCCATAATTACGGCTGCCAGTCGTGGAATTGGGGCGGGTTGTGCCAGAGAGTTAGCAGCACGGGGTTACAAGGTTTCTTTGATATCGCGAAACCAGAGTATATTCGACTTAGCAGCGGAGTTAGGTGGAATTGCCACGCAGGGATCGATCGCCAATGCCGAAGATTTGCAGCAATTAGTGGAAACAACATTGAGTCAATTTGGGCGCATTGATGCCGTTGTGAATAATTTTGGCGATCCGCCGCGACCGGATTTACTTTCTATAACCGATGAAATGTGGCAGGAGAATTTTGAAATGCTGTTTCTCAGCGTCGTCCGCATGGCAAGACTGGTAACGGAACCAATGCGACAACAAGGAGGCGGGGCGATCGTCAATATATCAGCTTGCGATTCGCGCGAACCAGAATTAGGAACGCCCTTTAGCGGGACGCTGCGGGCTGCAATGGAAGGATTTACGAAACTATATGCCAAACGCTACAGAGCAGATAAAATTCGGATGAATTCCGTTGCCCCTTTTTTTGTAGCGGATAGTATGGAAGAACTTATTGGGTGGAACGTACCAAAAGATTTAATGTACGGTCGTCCTGCGACTTATATCGAGCTAGCTAAAACGGTAGCTTTTCTAATTTCTGATGCTGCCAAATTCATCTCTGGCACAACACTTAAAATGGATGAAGCTTACTCAGCAGCAATTTAA
- a CDS encoding serine/threonine-protein kinase produces the protein MSYCLNPTCQSPENPNSVAQCQSCGSPLQKLRDRYRVTQALAQGGFGATFLAQDDSLPGQPWCVIKQLRPSINTPEVLTMARELFAREAQTLGKIGNHPQVPRLLDYFETDREFYLVQEFVNGLTIQQEIKRKGLMSEAGVKQFLSEILGILKYIHSQQVIHRDIKPNNLIRRSEDGRLVLIDFGAVKNQVSKTYSSQIENTTLTAFSVGTNGFAPPEQIAMRPVYASDIYAVGITCIFLLTGKSPKDFDYHPSTGEMLWEQEVRISQHLTTVLRKMVEASVRHRYQSADDVLKALEMEPYFDSISSGMATQIRSRPTSTPASQPSQPSQPVYSGLNSHQQYVAALAQNIRARRELGATTGVNTQMTRQQPVAARANAVTTVKTPSPTKLKSKEVERLDSGSLLNAYINGRRDFTSQDLSAIDLRRKNLAGIKCYASRLDRANLQEAVLCNGDFGQACLSQANLRNAVLTKAYMSYTDLSGADLRGADLSGAYLSNANLRGANLCGANLTGATLSDDQLALAKTDWFTKKPNRRG, from the coding sequence ATGAGCTACTGCTTAAATCCAACTTGCCAGTCTCCAGAAAACCCAAATTCTGTCGCACAGTGTCAGTCTTGTGGGTCGCCCCTGCAAAAACTGCGCGATCGCTACCGCGTGACGCAAGCACTAGCCCAAGGTGGCTTTGGTGCAACCTTCTTAGCTCAAGATGATAGTTTACCCGGACAGCCCTGGTGCGTCATCAAACAACTGCGCCCTTCAATCAATACTCCTGAAGTTTTGACAATGGCGCGGGAATTATTCGCCAGAGAAGCACAAACCCTTGGCAAAATTGGCAATCATCCCCAAGTGCCAAGATTATTAGACTATTTTGAAACCGATCGAGAATTTTATCTAGTTCAAGAATTCGTCAACGGTTTAACCATCCAGCAAGAGATCAAACGTAAAGGTCTAATGAGCGAAGCTGGAGTCAAGCAATTTTTAAGTGAAATTTTAGGAATTTTAAAATACATTCACTCGCAACAAGTTATCCATCGAGACATCAAGCCCAATAACTTGATCCGCCGCAGTGAAGACGGCAGACTTGTCTTAATTGATTTTGGTGCGGTCAAGAATCAAGTTAGCAAAACCTATAGCAGCCAAATCGAAAATACCACCCTGACTGCTTTTTCTGTGGGAACAAATGGCTTTGCACCACCAGAACAAATCGCCATGCGTCCAGTCTACGCCAGCGATATTTATGCTGTGGGCATCACCTGTATTTTCCTTTTAACTGGAAAATCTCCGAAAGATTTTGACTATCATCCTTCTACAGGTGAAATGCTCTGGGAACAAGAAGTCAGAATTAGTCAGCACCTAACTACCGTTCTGCGGAAGATGGTTGAGGCTTCCGTGCGCCACCGCTATCAATCAGCTGATGATGTCCTCAAAGCTTTGGAGATGGAACCATACTTCGACAGCATCTCGTCTGGGATGGCTACACAAATTCGCTCGCGCCCTACGAGTACCCCTGCTTCCCAACCATCTCAACCTTCGCAACCAGTTTATTCTGGCTTGAATTCCCATCAGCAGTACGTAGCAGCATTAGCTCAGAATATTCGGGCGCGGCGCGAGTTGGGTGCTACGACTGGTGTAAATACTCAAATGACTCGCCAACAGCCAGTTGCTGCTAGAGCAAATGCCGTAACAACCGTAAAAACCCCTAGCCCAACCAAATTAAAATCCAAAGAAGTGGAGCGTTTAGACTCTGGTAGTTTACTAAATGCATACATCAATGGCAGAAGAGATTTTACCTCTCAAGACTTGAGCGCGATCGATTTACGGAGAAAAAATCTTGCTGGTATTAAATGTTACGCTTCCAGGCTCGATCGCGCAAACTTGCAAGAAGCAGTTTTGTGTAACGGTGATTTTGGGCAAGCTTGTCTCAGTCAAGCCAATCTGAGAAATGCCGTATTGACCAAAGCATACATGAGTTATACCGATTTGTCGGGAGCCGATTTACGCGGTGCAGATTTAAGCGGTGCTTATTTGAGCAATGCTAACCTCAGAGGCGCAAATTTGTGCGGTGCTAATCTAACTGGTGCGACTCTTTCTGACGATCAGCTGGCACTAGCTAAGACTGATTGGTTTACTAAAAAACCTAACAGAAGGGGATAG
- the pheT gene encoding phenylalanine--tRNA ligase subunit beta produces the protein MRISLNWLREIVDITMTPEELAHTLTMAGFEVEEIEDRRTWADGVVIGKVLECQRHPNADKLSVTKVDIGKGEPLNIVCGAPNVRADIYVAVATVGTYLPKIDVKIRAANLRGVRSEGMICSLAELGLSKESAGIHIFDEVGAHSRAPLQLGDDVRPLLGLDDTILDLTATANRADALCMVGIAREVAALTGATLRLPQPDALSIPTTEGLEIAVLQPQACPAYIGTVIEGIKIAPSPEWLQQRLQAAGMRPINNVVDATNYIMLEWGQPLHAFDRDRLLAVRAHSSAPLPITIGVRFAESGESLKTLDGQSRNLTSQTLLITANDKPVALAGVMGGEATEVGDTTQNLLLEAALFDSVAIRRSARSLGLRTEASARYERGVNYAELELACRRAISLIQQIAGGTAVSQQIADRRPDMGTLSRSIQLRLDRVNQILGLVDLGDTDGELQPDEMQQILTALGCQVTPDAEKERVWIVTVPPYRYRDLEREIDLIEEIARVYGYDKFCTTLPEATEFGFLSVEQQLTRQIRAAMRAAGLTELMHYSLVKPGEDRQVVLANPLFAEYAALRTDLIAGLVDAFQYNLEQGNGALNGFEIGRIFTQDEAGIDEMEAIGGILGGDPTQGKWVSAGRDRPMSWYEAKGILDSVFQRLGLSIEYQPSRQDTRLHPGRTASLWLQGNRLGVFGQLHPQLRQERGLPDEVYVFQLDLDLLFDALDVEEMLVPRFKPYSTYPAADRDIAFFAPVDVSVAELERAIAHAGGQLLESVELFDEYRGQGVPAGQRSLAFRLVYRASDRTLTDAEVEPVHQKVRESLVEKFSLNLRS, from the coding sequence ATGCGTATCTCTTTGAACTGGCTGCGGGAAATAGTCGATATAACGATGACTCCAGAGGAGTTGGCTCATACGCTCACTATGGCTGGCTTCGAGGTGGAAGAGATCGAAGACCGTCGTACTTGGGCTGATGGTGTCGTCATCGGCAAAGTGCTGGAGTGTCAGCGCCACCCTAACGCCGATAAATTGAGCGTTACGAAGGTCGATATTGGCAAAGGTGAACCTTTAAATATTGTGTGTGGCGCACCGAATGTACGTGCAGATATCTATGTAGCAGTTGCTACCGTCGGCACTTACTTACCTAAAATTGACGTAAAAATTCGTGCTGCCAATCTGCGGGGAGTGCGTTCCGAAGGCATGATTTGTTCCCTAGCAGAACTAGGCTTATCTAAAGAATCTGCTGGTATCCATATTTTTGATGAAGTAGGGGCGCACAGCCGTGCGCCCCTACAGTTGGGTGATGACGTTCGCCCCCTTCTAGGTTTAGACGACACAATTTTAGACTTGACAGCAACGGCAAATCGTGCTGATGCGTTGTGCATGGTAGGGATTGCACGGGAAGTGGCAGCTTTAACTGGAGCAACGCTGAGATTACCACAACCAGATGCTTTGTCGATTCCGACAACAGAGGGATTAGAGATCGCCGTTCTCCAACCGCAAGCTTGTCCGGCTTATATCGGTACTGTTATTGAAGGAATAAAAATTGCACCTTCTCCCGAATGGTTGCAACAGCGCTTGCAAGCAGCAGGAATGCGACCGATTAATAATGTGGTGGATGCAACCAACTACATTATGTTGGAGTGGGGACAACCGCTACACGCATTCGATCGCGATCGCTTATTAGCAGTAAGGGCGCACAGCAGTGCGCCCCTACCTATTACCATTGGCGTTCGCTTTGCTGAATCGGGAGAAAGTTTAAAAACTTTAGACGGACAAAGCCGCAACCTGACAAGCCAAACTCTGCTGATTACTGCCAACGACAAACCTGTAGCTTTAGCTGGAGTGATGGGAGGAGAAGCAACGGAAGTTGGCGACACAACGCAAAATTTATTATTAGAAGCAGCGTTATTTGATTCTGTGGCGATCCGTCGTTCAGCGCGCAGTTTGGGGTTGCGTACAGAAGCTTCGGCAAGGTACGAGCGCGGTGTGAATTATGCTGAATTAGAATTAGCCTGTCGTCGCGCCATTAGTTTAATCCAGCAAATAGCTGGGGGTACAGCGGTAAGTCAGCAAATTGCCGATCGCAGACCGGATATGGGTACGCTATCGCGATCGATTCAACTGCGCCTCGATCGCGTCAATCAAATTTTAGGCTTAGTCGATCTGGGCGATACGGATGGAGAATTACAGCCAGACGAAATGCAACAAATCTTGACGGCGTTAGGCTGTCAAGTCACACCAGACGCAGAAAAAGAGCGAGTCTGGATCGTTACCGTACCACCTTATCGCTACCGCGATTTAGAGCGGGAAATCGATTTAATTGAAGAAATTGCCCGCGTTTACGGTTACGATAAATTCTGCACCACGCTGCCAGAAGCAACAGAATTTGGCTTTCTTTCGGTCGAACAACAGCTAACGCGGCAAATCCGAGCAGCGATGCGGGCAGCAGGATTAACAGAGTTGATGCACTATTCTTTAGTGAAACCAGGGGAAGATCGGCAGGTGGTGCTGGCTAACCCTTTATTTGCCGAATATGCAGCCCTACGGACAGATTTGATTGCTGGTTTAGTCGATGCCTTCCAATACAATTTGGAACAGGGAAATGGGGCGCTCAATGGTTTTGAAATTGGGCGAATCTTCACTCAAGATGAAGCTGGGATCGATGAAATGGAGGCGATTGGAGGGATTTTAGGTGGCGATCCAACGCAAGGTAAATGGGTCAGCGCCGGACGCGATCGCCCTATGAGTTGGTATGAGGCAAAGGGTATATTAGACAGCGTATTTCAGCGTTTGGGATTGTCGATTGAATATCAACCCAGCCGACAAGATACGCGCTTGCACCCAGGACGAACGGCTTCTTTGTGGTTGCAAGGAAACCGCTTAGGTGTCTTCGGACAGTTGCATCCCCAGTTACGGCAAGAAAGAGGTTTACCGGATGAGGTTTATGTTTTTCAACTCGATTTAGATTTGCTATTTGATGCTTTGGATGTAGAGGAAATGCTCGTTCCTCGCTTCAAACCTTATTCTACTTACCCAGCTGCCGACAGAGATATTGCTTTTTTTGCCCCCGTAGATGTCTCGGTAGCAGAATTAGAACGGGCGATCGCTCATGCAGGTGGTCAGCTACTAGAGTCGGTAGAATTATTTGATGAGTATAGGGGTCAAGGTGTTCCCGCAGGACAAAGAAGTTTGGCTTTTCGATTAGTTTATCGGGCAAGCGATCGCACTTTGACCGATGCAGAAGTAGAACCCGTGCATCAAAAAGTCAGAGAATCTCTAGTAGAGAAATTTAGTTTGAATTTGAGAAGTTAA
- the guaD gene encoding guanine deaminase has translation MSSLKAFRSSFLDFIADPFYVSELESVRYIPDGLLVLEDGKIKEIGTYDSLQHKYKEISITAYPGMLIMPGFIDTHVHFPQLEMIASYGEQLLTWLNKYTFPTEGKFKDKTYAQKVAAIFLDELLKNGTTTALVFATVHPESVDAFFEEANRRHLRTIAGKVMMDRNAPDFLTDTAETSYQETKALIQKWHKKDRLLYAVTPRFAITSTNEQLQIAGRLLQEFPDVYLHTHISENVDEVAFVKQLFPESQGYLDVYDRAGLVGDRSVFAHGVHLTDAEFHRLSQANAAIAFCPTSNLFLGSGLFRIETAKSKDYPVKVGLGTDVGGGTSVSLLQTANEAYKIAQLRQQKLSPFQTLFLATLGGAKALNLEAKIGNFNPGKEADFVVLDPRATPLMAFRNSDATPTSLEELAERIFTLVIMGDDRAIHATYIMGGLVMGNG, from the coding sequence ATGTCATCTCTTAAGGCTTTTCGTAGCTCGTTTTTAGATTTTATTGCCGATCCATTCTATGTATCTGAATTAGAAAGCGTGCGCTATATTCCTGATGGATTATTAGTTTTAGAAGATGGCAAAATTAAAGAAATAGGAACCTACGATAGCCTCCAGCACAAATACAAAGAAATTTCAATAACTGCTTATCCTGGGATGCTGATAATGCCAGGATTTATTGACACTCACGTTCACTTTCCCCAACTAGAAATGATTGCTTCCTATGGGGAACAATTACTAACGTGGTTGAACAAATATACATTTCCTACAGAAGGGAAATTTAAAGATAAAACCTATGCTCAAAAAGTAGCAGCTATCTTTCTCGATGAATTATTGAAAAATGGTACGACAACAGCATTAGTATTTGCTACCGTTCATCCTGAATCTGTAGATGCTTTTTTTGAGGAAGCTAACCGCCGCCATCTACGAACGATCGCTGGTAAAGTGATGATGGATCGTAACGCTCCAGATTTTCTCACCGATACCGCAGAAACATCATATCAAGAAACAAAAGCTCTCATTCAGAAATGGCATAAAAAAGACCGCTTGCTTTATGCTGTAACTCCCCGCTTTGCCATAACTTCAACCAACGAGCAATTACAAATTGCTGGAAGACTTTTACAAGAATTTCCCGATGTTTATTTGCATACTCATATATCAGAAAATGTAGATGAAGTTGCATTTGTCAAGCAATTATTTCCAGAAAGTCAGGGTTATTTAGACGTGTACGATCGCGCTGGATTAGTAGGCGATCGCTCTGTGTTTGCCCACGGAGTCCACTTAACTGATGCAGAGTTTCATAGATTATCTCAAGCAAATGCTGCGATCGCATTTTGTCCGACATCAAATTTATTCTTAGGTAGCGGACTATTTAGAATTGAAACAGCTAAATCAAAAGATTATCCTGTGAAAGTTGGTTTGGGTACAGATGTAGGTGGCGGAACGAGTGTATCTCTCCTACAAACCGCAAACGAAGCCTACAAAATCGCTCAACTAAGGCAACAAAAGCTCTCACCCTTTCAAACACTATTTTTAGCAACTTTAGGAGGAGCAAAAGCACTCAATTTAGAAGCTAAAATTGGTAATTTTAATCCTGGTAAAGAAGCAGATTTTGTTGTCTTAGATCCGCGTGCTACACCATTAATGGCATTTCGTAATTCTGACGCAACTCCAACATCTTTAGAAGAATTAGCAGAAAGAATATTTACCTTAGTCATTATGGGAGACGATCGCGCTATACATGCTACTTATATTATGGGAGGATTGGTAATGGGTAATGGGTAA
- a CDS encoding ABC transporter ATP-binding protein, with amino-acid sequence MLRIQKLNKSYGKRRILQDLTLHILPGEIYGLLGANGAGKTTVINIICNLLQADSGEVKIGDRAVSDATKKIIGIVPQENLLYKTLTCTENLNFFAQLYGISVKQRKQQIQSCLAAVNLLDWAKTPVEKLSGGMKRRLNMAIALVHQPKLVILDEPTTGLDVEARYEIWDLILQLQRQGTTILLTTHLLEEAERLCHRIGILKNGQIVAEGSLAQLRQYISAEEIIIVQTDEAEKAIARAIELGFNYRYYGRDLAFWLPESLDLKEIISLFEGIPLNAISRQPVRLEYIYLEVTKSVASG; translated from the coding sequence ATGTTAAGAATCCAGAAGCTTAATAAATCTTACGGAAAAAGACGAATATTGCAAGACCTAACTTTGCATATCTTACCAGGAGAAATTTACGGTTTATTAGGGGCAAATGGAGCAGGAAAAACAACTGTAATAAATATTATTTGTAATCTTCTACAAGCAGATAGCGGAGAAGTTAAGATCGGCGATCGAGCAGTTTCTGATGCTACCAAGAAAATTATTGGTATTGTCCCCCAAGAAAATTTACTCTACAAAACCTTAACTTGCACGGAAAATCTTAATTTTTTTGCCCAGCTTTACGGTATTTCAGTTAAGCAAAGAAAGCAGCAAATTCAGTCTTGTTTAGCTGCTGTCAACTTATTAGACTGGGCAAAAACTCCTGTAGAAAAACTCAGTGGAGGCATGAAACGGCGATTGAATATGGCGATCGCTTTAGTTCATCAACCCAAATTAGTTATTTTAGACGAACCAACCACAGGTTTAGATGTAGAGGCGCGTTATGAGATTTGGGATTTAATTCTACAACTCCAACGTCAAGGGACTACTATTTTACTCACCACTCATTTATTAGAAGAAGCCGAACGTCTTTGTCACAGAATTGGAATTTTGAAAAATGGTCAAATTGTCGCTGAGGGTAGTTTAGCTCAACTACGTCAATACATATCTGCTGAAGAAATTATTATCGTGCAGACAGATGAAGCGGAAAAAGCGATCGCCCGGGCAATAGAATTAGGTTTCAACTATCGTTACTATGGCAGAGATCTTGCTTTTTGGCTCCCAGAATCTTTAGATTTAAAAGAAATTATTTCTCTCTTTGAAGGTATTCCTCTTAATGCTATCTCCCGTCAACCCGTGCGACTAGAATATATTTATTTAGAAGTGACTAAATCAGTGGCTAGTGGTTAG
- a CDS encoding collagen-like triple helix repeat-containing protein, with translation MRDRGDRGDKGDKGDRGDRGDKGDKGDRGDKGEKTYTLHPTSHTPHPTPFLHPPLKKETSKVYELQFYTVCRIQVSTKRDKKQV, from the coding sequence GTGAGGGACAGGGGGGACAGGGGAGACAAGGGGGACAAGGGGGACAGGGGAGACAGGGGAGACAAGGGAGACAAGGGAGACAGGGGAGACAAGGGAGAAAAAACCTACACCCTACACCCTACATCCCACACTCCACACCCTACACCCTTTCTTCACCCACCACTCAAAAAGGAGACAAGTAAAGTATATGAATTGCAATTTTATACTGTCTGTCGAATACAGGTAAGTACCAAAAGAGACAAGAAGCAAGTATAG
- a CDS encoding transglutaminase-like domain-containing protein — protein MSQPLWQRTIRPFGAAALHGIASYGDRLLAIDRVKGYLLQIDPVSDNTTILNWQTAEEFVDITGIAVWEDTLWCTRDDTVYYCQWGEFKLKPFVTLPYTADGVAVWRSTIYITCQKAGYILIFDSNTGGQITRFFAPGVGIENITVKEENLWVCDRTEQTVYCLDRATGDIQFSVLTPFECPTGLTFYTQPQTNETLLYVAYASEEAYIRDNPNLDPSHELTYRDRTFIHPLQYHYNSQGHYALSNGYAIEMVYAEELSPLDEVDLEQVEWRIALPASTDRQKVVHVEPIGLPFTEEIQDGQRVAVFKFDHLTTGDRHVFGWKAIVEVRSIKYRIAPREVENIPPLPPEFAQRYLVDDDELAMESYIVRRAAREAIGSETNILRQMYSIRNYVYDQLSYGIKPHIDTPDIVLDRGVGSCGEYVGVLLALMRLNGIACRTIGRYKCPPYAEHQQVPLQPDFNHVWVEFYLPGLDLWLPMESNPDDVVEQGPYPARFFMGLAWYHIEIGKGISFETVKSNGVPLNKEEISIGDLAINHIRFTILHELPPVKS, from the coding sequence ATGAGTCAACCCCTTTGGCAACGGACAATTAGACCTTTTGGTGCAGCAGCCTTGCATGGTATTGCCAGTTATGGCGATCGCCTGTTAGCCATCGATCGGGTCAAAGGGTATTTGCTGCAAATCGATCCAGTTAGTGACAACACCACAATTTTGAATTGGCAAACCGCAGAAGAGTTTGTTGACATAACGGGAATCGCGGTGTGGGAAGACACTCTGTGGTGTACGCGGGACGATACGGTTTACTATTGCCAGTGGGGAGAATTTAAACTCAAACCTTTTGTTACCTTACCTTACACTGCCGATGGGGTCGCAGTGTGGAGATCGACAATTTACATCACTTGTCAAAAAGCAGGCTATATCTTAATTTTTGACAGTAATACAGGGGGACAAATTACCAGATTTTTTGCTCCAGGGGTAGGGATAGAAAACATTACAGTTAAGGAAGAGAATTTGTGGGTATGCGATCGCACGGAACAGACAGTGTATTGTCTCGATCGCGCTACGGGGGACATTCAATTTAGCGTCCTGACTCCGTTTGAATGTCCCACGGGGTTGACTTTTTATACCCAGCCACAAACTAATGAGACATTACTCTACGTCGCTTATGCATCAGAAGAGGCGTATATCAGGGATAATCCTAATTTAGATCCATCGCACGAATTAACCTATCGCGATCGCACCTTTATCCATCCGCTGCAATACCACTACAACTCCCAAGGACACTACGCTCTTTCCAACGGCTACGCGATCGAAATGGTCTATGCTGAGGAATTATCGCCGCTAGACGAAGTAGACTTAGAACAGGTAGAGTGGCGAATTGCTTTACCTGCATCCACCGACCGTCAAAAAGTCGTTCACGTTGAACCGATTGGTCTGCCTTTTACAGAAGAAATCCAAGACGGACAGCGAGTCGCAGTATTTAAATTCGACCATTTAACAACAGGCGATCGCCATGTTTTCGGTTGGAAAGCGATCGTTGAAGTTCGCAGCATCAAGTATCGCATTGCCCCTAGAGAAGTAGAAAATATCCCTCCTCTCCCGCCAGAATTTGCCCAGCGTTATTTGGTAGATGATGATGAATTAGCAATGGAATCATACATCGTCCGTCGTGCTGCTCGCGAGGCGATCGGTAGCGAAACCAATATTCTGCGCCAGATGTACAGTATCCGCAATTACGTCTACGACCAATTATCCTACGGGATTAAACCACACATCGACACGCCCGATATTGTTCTCGATCGCGGTGTTGGTTCCTGTGGCGAATATGTTGGTGTTTTACTGGCTTTGATGCGCTTAAATGGAATCGCTTGTCGTACAATCGGACGCTACAAGTGTCCTCCCTATGCCGAACACCAGCAAGTCCCCCTGCAACCAGATTTTAACCACGTTTGGGTAGAATTTTACTTACCAGGACTAGACTTGTGGTTGCCGATGGAATCAAACCCCGACGACGTAGTAGAACAAGGTCCCTACCCTGCTAGATTTTTTATGGGTTTAGCCTGGTATCACATTGAAATTGGCAAAGGTATTTCTTTTGAAACTGTGAAAAGCAATGGCGTACCGCTGAATAAAGAAGAAATCTCAATTGGCGACTTAGCAATTAATCATATTCGCTTCACGATTTTGCATGAATTACCACCTGTAAAGTCGTAA
- a CDS encoding response regulator yields the protein MNILLVDDDYTLARSTAKLLQRLGGHYVYITDDPAEIFQRCQTQAVDLVIMDINLPDAQWQGQAVSGADISRVLKNQAQTAQIPIILVTAYALAGERQFLLAASQADEFVAKPITDYNSFLNLIRYLASSK from the coding sequence TTGAATATTCTCTTAGTTGATGACGATTACACATTGGCTCGCAGCACTGCCAAGCTCTTGCAACGTCTGGGGGGTCATTACGTTTACATTACGGACGATCCAGCAGAAATCTTTCAGCGCTGTCAGACGCAAGCAGTTGATTTGGTAATTATGGATATTAATTTGCCAGACGCACAGTGGCAAGGTCAAGCTGTTAGTGGTGCTGATATTTCGCGCGTGTTAAAAAATCAAGCGCAAACAGCCCAAATTCCGATTATTCTCGTGACAGCTTACGCTTTGGCAGGCGAACGTCAATTTCTGCTGGCTGCTTCCCAAGCTGACGAGTTCGTGGCTAAGCCGATTACTGACTACAACTCTTTTCTAAACCTCATTCGTTACCTTGCGAGTAGTAAGTAG